One window of the Cyanobacteria bacterium FACHB-DQ100 genome contains the following:
- a CDS encoding PAS domain S-box protein, producing the protein MADLATSVVEQLQARVEKLEAQLDQLTASEAKFRAIAEYASDTICTLSSEGNITYLSSNVQETIGYSAIELEGQSFQSLLHAEDLVDCTEILQQVIATHRPHTGLEYRVRHKQGHYVWHRANLSVCPDQDGQAMLIAIGRDVTHEKETEAALAKTQAQFEAILQNASMPIFAKDLEGRYLFANRWVSEEVGLPIDQILGKTDADLLPPDVVEMLQANDQLALQSGQAIWTEEVIHTPHSESIYLAVKFPLLDPDGIPYAICGISTNITDLKRAEAELRASEARLNEILDRTSAAIANYRIYADRRFEPDYFSSGSLQLWGFTPEELLTDLQPWLSRYHPDDLQTILDEAFDFIFSERPYTHEYRYHHPDGSLRWIQLNLTPYWDEAEGCWHTASFSIDITDRKHTEAALFEAQQFAQSIAEKTPTVVHIHDIVAQRNRYSNRSVFELLGYTADEIAAMGADMLPTLIHPDDLGAVMEYQKAIAAAADHEDLEIECRMHHANGDWRWVLCRDRVFKRDERGNMVQHIGTLQDITDRKLAEQALRRSEQKYRNIFENSYVGVGRAKFSTGTILECNQRMADLLGYDHPSELCNQPWKKHCPSEEQAQSIMTALQEHGMVNTEVSVQVLDGSLRWWLMSNRVNFDDDCIDFLVADITDRKRLEEDLRQSQQFLNSVIENIPLGFFAKDVRNDFRYVLINKCAELYVGFTQAQGIGRNDYELLPESEADYYRKQDQAVVKARSLIETPEVDITTATGERLLTRVIKFPLFDDMGNLTHLLCLNDDITERKQREQELRLAKDAAEAANRAKSTFLANMSHELRTPLNVILGFTQLMERESALNDRQRGFITTINRSGEHLLNLINDVLEMSKIEAGRIVLHPEPFDLRHLLDMLQEMFRIRAEVKHLSLSFDLSPDLPAMIVADEGKLRQVLINLLSNAVKFTDRGSITLQVHLKIEEQQGHNDSIVLSPLLHFAVSDTGSGIAPEEVEQLFQPFMQTASGIQVKEGTGLGLTISRQFVQLMGGDIQIQSAVGQGSTFMFQIPVTLTQASIPSRSISSKQVLGLAPDQPNYRLLIVDDQPDNCRLLTHLLQAFGFETRSANNGQEAIACWQTWHPHLIWMDMRMPIMDGYEATRHIRALERASNTQQPTKILALTASAFEEQRATILTAGCDDFVRKPFRAQVIADKLKEHLGVQFIYAEPLEAVTPVVQKPQSQFTIQVMPSEWILNLQQAAIEVDGDRVLQLVAEIPSAHACLAEQLNNLVQRFCFDEILELIGEIDG; encoded by the coding sequence ATGGCTGATCTGGCTACAAGCGTCGTCGAGCAACTGCAAGCGAGAGTTGAGAAGCTAGAAGCACAGCTAGATCAGTTAACAGCAAGCGAAGCCAAGTTCCGAGCGATCGCAGAATACGCCAGCGATACGATCTGTACCCTCAGCTCCGAAGGCAACATTACTTACCTTTCTTCCAATGTTCAGGAGACGATCGGCTACAGTGCGATCGAGCTAGAAGGGCAAAGCTTTCAGTCGTTGCTGCACGCTGAGGATCTAGTCGATTGCACCGAGATACTTCAGCAGGTGATTGCAACTCACCGACCCCATACAGGTTTAGAATATCGGGTGCGACACAAGCAGGGGCACTATGTCTGGCATCGTGCTAACCTGTCGGTCTGTCCGGATCAAGATGGACAGGCGATGCTGATTGCGATCGGGCGAGATGTCACTCACGAAAAAGAAACAGAAGCGGCTCTGGCAAAAACTCAGGCGCAATTTGAAGCAATTTTACAAAATGCGAGCATGCCGATTTTTGCCAAGGATTTAGAAGGGCGTTATCTATTTGCGAATCGCTGGGTCTCAGAGGAAGTAGGACTGCCGATCGATCAAATTCTAGGCAAAACCGATGCTGATTTATTACCTCCAGATGTTGTAGAGATGTTGCAGGCGAACGATCAACTGGCGCTGCAATCCGGTCAGGCGATTTGGACTGAAGAAGTCATTCACACGCCCCACAGCGAATCAATCTATCTTGCCGTCAAGTTCCCGCTTCTCGATCCCGATGGCATTCCCTATGCAATTTGTGGCATCTCTACTAATATTACGGACTTAAAGCGGGCGGAAGCTGAACTCCGAGCCTCAGAAGCCCGACTGAACGAGATTCTGGATCGTACCTCTGCCGCAATCGCAAACTATCGAATCTATGCCGATCGAAGATTTGAGCCAGATTATTTCTCGTCTGGAAGTCTACAGCTTTGGGGCTTTACACCAGAGGAACTTCTCACAGATTTGCAACCGTGGCTGTCTCGTTACCACCCCGATGATTTGCAAACGATCCTCGATGAAGCATTTGATTTCATTTTTAGCGAACGTCCCTACACTCACGAATACCGCTATCATCACCCTGACGGCAGCTTGCGCTGGATTCAGTTAAATTTAACTCCTTATTGGGATGAGGCAGAGGGCTGTTGGCACACAGCGTCTTTTTCGATCGACATTACCGATCGTAAACACACAGAAGCGGCACTCTTTGAAGCACAGCAGTTTGCTCAAAGCATTGCCGAAAAAACTCCGACGGTCGTCCACATCCATGACATCGTAGCACAACGTAATCGGTACAGTAATCGATCAGTGTTTGAACTCTTGGGATACACAGCCGACGAAATTGCAGCAATGGGAGCAGACATGCTGCCGACTCTGATTCATCCCGATGATCTCGGTGCGGTGATGGAGTATCAAAAAGCGATCGCGGCGGCGGCTGACCATGAAGATCTAGAAATCGAATGTCGAATGCACCATGCAAACGGCGATTGGCGCTGGGTGTTGTGCCGCGATAGGGTGTTCAAACGGGATGAGCGCGGCAATATGGTTCAACACATTGGAACACTGCAAGATATTACCGATCGCAAGCTTGCTGAACAAGCCCTCCGACGCAGCGAACAGAAATATCGCAACATTTTTGAAAACTCCTATGTAGGGGTTGGGAGAGCGAAATTTAGCACGGGCACTATTCTAGAGTGCAATCAGCGCATGGCAGACCTACTGGGCTATGATCATCCCTCGGAATTGTGCAATCAACCGTGGAAAAAACACTGCCCCAGCGAAGAACAAGCCCAAAGCATCATGACTGCCTTGCAAGAACATGGCATGGTCAACACGGAAGTCTCAGTTCAAGTTCTAGATGGTTCGCTTCGCTGGTGGTTAATGTCTAATCGAGTCAATTTCGATGATGACTGTATTGATTTTTTGGTGGCTGATATTACTGATCGCAAACGCCTAGAAGAGGATCTCCGTCAGTCTCAGCAGTTTCTCAACAGCGTGATTGAAAATATTCCGCTTGGGTTCTTTGCTAAAGATGTTCGCAATGATTTTCGTTACGTGCTGATCAATAAATGTGCTGAACTGTATGTCGGTTTTACCCAAGCGCAAGGCATCGGGCGCAATGACTATGAGCTATTGCCTGAATCAGAAGCAGACTATTACCGCAAACAAGATCAAGCGGTGGTGAAAGCACGATCGCTGATCGAAACTCCTGAAGTTGATATTACAACAGCGACAGGAGAACGCTTACTGACCCGTGTGATCAAGTTTCCTTTATTTGATGACATGGGTAATCTGACGCACTTACTTTGCCTCAACGATGACATCACCGAGCGCAAACAGCGAGAACAGGAACTACGCCTCGCTAAAGATGCAGCAGAAGCAGCTAATCGCGCTAAAAGTACCTTTCTCGCTAACATGAGTCATGAACTCCGCACTCCGCTCAATGTCATTCTCGGCTTCACGCAACTCATGGAGCGAGAAAGTGCATTGAACGATCGACAGCGCGGCTTTATCACGACGATCAACCGGAGCGGAGAGCACTTGCTGAATTTGATCAACGACGTGCTGGAGATGTCCAAGATTGAAGCGGGACGAATTGTGCTTCATCCTGAACCGTTTGATCTGCGGCATTTATTGGACATGCTGCAAGAAATGTTTCGGATTCGAGCAGAAGTAAAGCATCTCTCTCTCTCGTTTGATTTGTCGCCGGATCTGCCTGCGATGATTGTGGCTGATGAAGGGAAACTCCGGCAGGTTTTGATCAATCTTCTGAGCAACGCGGTGAAATTTACCGATCGGGGAAGCATTACGCTACAAGTCCACCTGAAAATCGAAGAGCAGCAAGGTCACAATGACTCGATCGTGCTTTCTCCTTTGCTTCACTTTGCAGTAAGTGACACGGGTAGCGGGATTGCCCCCGAAGAAGTTGAGCAATTGTTTCAGCCCTTCATGCAAACGGCAAGCGGGATTCAAGTCAAAGAGGGCACTGGATTGGGATTAACCATTAGCCGTCAATTTGTGCAATTGATGGGCGGTGACATCCAGATTCAAAGCGCAGTAGGTCAGGGATCAACGTTTATGTTTCAAATTCCAGTCACGCTCACTCAAGCTTCGATTCCGTCTCGCTCGATCTCCTCAAAACAGGTACTAGGACTAGCACCAGATCAACCGAATTATCGATTATTGATTGTGGACGATCAACCCGACAATTGCAGATTACTGACACATCTCCTACAAGCGTTTGGATTTGAAACCCGCAGCGCGAATAATGGACAAGAAGCGATCGCATGCTGGCAAACTTGGCATCCTCACCTGATCTGGATGGATATGCGAATGCCGATTATGGATGGCTATGAAGCGACTCGACACATTCGCGCTCTAGAAAGAGCAAGCAACACGCAGCAACCGACAAAAATCCTGGCGCTGACTGCGAGTGCGTTTGAAGAACAACGAGCCACAATTCTGACAGCAGGTTGCGATGATTTTGTGCGAAAACCGTTTCGAGCGCAAGTCATTGCTGACAAACTCAAGGAGCATTTAGGTGTGCAGTTTATTTATGCGGAACCCTTAGAAGCTGTTACTCCTGTAGTTCAGAAGCCTCAATCGCAATTCACAATTCAAGTGATGCCCTCAGAATGGATTCTGAACTTACAGCAAGCTGCGATCGAGGTTGATGGGGATCGAGTGTTGCAACTAGTGGCAGAGATTCCCTCCGCGCACGCTTGTTTAGCAGAGCAGTTGAACAATTTAGTCCAACGTTTCTGTTTTGATGAGATCCTAGAACTGATTGGAG